The Primulina eburnea isolate SZY01 chromosome 8, ASM2296580v1, whole genome shotgun sequence genome contains a region encoding:
- the LOC140839978 gene encoding ATP synthase subunit d, mitochondrial-like codes for MSGAGKKIADVAFKAGKNIDWEGMAKLMVSDEARKEFATLRRAFEEVNSQLQTKFSQEPEPIDWEYYRKGIGSRLVDMYKQAYDEIKIPQYVDNVTPQYKPKFDALLVELKDAEQKSLKESERLEKEIADVQELKKKLSTMTADEYFEKHPELKKKFDDEIRNDYWGY; via the exons ATGAGTGGAGCGGGGAAGAAGATAGCGGACGTCGCATTCAAAGCGGGCAAGAACATTGATTGGGAAGGCATGGCCAAGCTTATGGTCTCCGACGAAGCTCGCAAGGAGTTCGCAACCCTGCGACGCGCCTTCGAAGAGGTCAACAGCCAGCTCCAGACAAAGTTCAGCCAG GAACCAGAACCCATAGACTGGGAGTACTACAGGAAAGGCATCGGCTCACGCTTGGTTGATATGTATAAGCAAGCTTATGATG AAATCAAAATTCCACAGTACGTTGACAATGTCACTCCTCAGTACAAACCTAAATTTGATGCTCTG TTAGTAGAACTGAAAGATGCTGAGCAGAAGTCGCTGAAAGAATCTGAAAGACTAGAAAAAGAAATTGCAGATGTCCAGGAGTTGAAG AAGAAGCTTAGTACCATGACGGCCGATGAATACTTCGAGAAGCATCCCGAGCTCAAAAAGAAATTTGATGACGAAATTCGAAATGATTATTGGGGTTATTAA